A genomic window from Hypomesus transpacificus isolate Combined female chromosome 15, fHypTra1, whole genome shotgun sequence includes:
- the LOC124477473 gene encoding sterile alpha motif domain-containing protein 3-like yields MLLRVILSQDDIRRITIDSMPETVDGLHLMLKNKLGLEGDLVVQFQDPEFDNELCNLSSMSELPKDKVTLKVYSKNLESYHTDSTLDTASLSTSSEGSPIPSTSHTRQLPQPFDIPTFSYDVELKLKKGNEAFHEDGTLLDVSKDTKSDILDKIAEAIYVHNAYPTREDYDLVSQALVDKHPCLREPGSVSGWYCWKFSLKFKMGNFRQKLRLAGCPELKINSRSSGTPGKGKLKRARKSEVNFLPDIPVGKTQPSLEEERTEMVTEMKKRKIDWQKIKGLMTSTFSLRRKEIVEDEPPVADVRERWPALFSERQIEAEFARLTSVDLKDSLFAGLDKYLLRFLGVYRARMGLVELNSLLRTLDIDGSNQRQRAVVLMGLPHYLKDGSTLYKKVQVTDAEEDWTKGMAVGILMVAQIDELVRFAVVLEEEIIFPSISDFPTAVALLMGLLFALNIDYPRGLRYTFEVIQKVLMDIGGGQCSALVHGLKNRLLRKKM; encoded by the exons ATGTTGCTGCGCGTCATCCTTAGCCAAGACGACATCCGGAGGATAACAATTGACAGCATGCCAGAGACTGTTGATGGCCTTCACTTGATGCTGAAGAACAAGCTTGGATTGGAAGGTGACTTGGTGGTGCAGTTCCAAGATCCGGAGTTTGATAATGAGCTTTGCAACTTGAGTAGCATGTCAGAGCTGCCTAAGGACAAAGTGACTTTGAAAGTATACAGCAAGAATCTTGAATCTTATCATACAGACTCAACCTTAGACACGGCAAGCCTATCCACATCCTCTGAGGGAAGCCCCATCCCCTCTACCAGTCATACCCGTCAGCTGCCACAGCCATTTGACATCCCTACTTTTTCGTATGATGTGGAACTTAAGTTGAAGAAAGGAAATGAAGCCTTCCATGAAGATGGAACCCTTCTTGATGTGTCCAAAGACACAAAATCAGACATTTTGGATAAAATAGCGGAAGCCATCTATGTCCACAACGCATACCCAACACGTGAAGATTATGACTTGGTGTCACAAGCTCTCGTCGACAAACATCCCTGTCTGAGGGAACCAGGATCTGTCAGCGGTTGGTACTGTTGGAAATTTAGCTTGAAGTTCAAAATGGGAAACTTCAGACAGAAGCTACGATTGGCTGGATGCCCAGAGCTCAAGATCAACTCACGCTCTTCAGGTACACCTGGGAAAGGAAAACTTAAGAGGGCCAGAAAATCTGAAGTCAATTTCCTGCCAGACATTCCAGTGGGAAAAACACAACCTTCCCTCGAAGAGGAAAGAACCGAGATGGTCACCGAAATGAAGAAAAGGAAAATTGATTGGCAGAAAATAAAAGGATTGATGACCAGCACTTTTTCTTTACGGAGAAAAGAAATTGTGGAGGATGAGCCACCTGTGGCGGATGTCAGAGAAAGATGGCCGGCACTGTTCTCTGAACGTCAG ATTGAAGCAGAGTTTGCTCGCCTTACGTCTGTTGACCTGAAAGACTCCCTCTTCGCTGGCCTTGACAAGTATCTACTGAGGTTCCTTGGGGTGTACAGGGCCAGGATGGGTCTGGTGGAGCTGAACAGCCTTTTGAGGACTCTGGACATTGAC GGTTCCAACCAAAGGCAAAGGGCAGTTGTTTTGATGGGGCTCCCCCACTACTTAAAAGATGGGTCCACACTGTACAAGAAAGTACAG GTCACAGATGCAGAGGAGGACTGGACAAAGGGAATGGCAGTCGGCATCCTCATGGTGGCACAGATTGATGAGCTGGTCCGTTTCGCAGTGGTCCTCGAGGAAGAGATCATCTTTCCAAGCATAAGTGATTTCCCAACTGCTGTGGCACTGCTGATGGGTCTGCTCTTTGCCCTTAACATCGACTACCCCAGGGGCCTTAGGTACACTTTTGAAGTTATTCAGAAGGTGCTTATGGACATTGGTGGAGGGCAATGCTCTGCCTTGGTTCATGGCTTAAAAAACCGactcttgaggaagaaaatgtaA